A region from the bacterium genome encodes:
- a CDS encoding amidohydrolase has translation MTKIDVHGHYGHWNFPIPGTRRVDQLLALCEQHDIAHVACSSVLALCYSMEEGNAEIATDFAGHPGLLAYVYVNANFLARSVAEMDRYLSLPNFVGVKIHSSYSAVHNADPKMQDLMAEIARRARLVKIHSGGPDVTGVLSRWAEQYPHVNFIIAHALGSAVAEAAQVAQRHPNVYLEFCSSWAGAGKITRALDLCGAGQLLYGSDMDLIDPAFVIGQYENSGLSEAELQAIYWDNPRRVLGLDGA, from the coding sequence ATGACCAAGATTGATGTCCATGGCCACTATGGCCACTGGAACTTCCCGATCCCGGGCACCCGACGCGTGGACCAGTTGCTGGCCCTGTGTGAGCAGCACGACATCGCCCATGTCGCGTGCTCGTCGGTGCTGGCGCTGTGTTACAGCATGGAGGAGGGCAACGCGGAGATCGCCACCGACTTCGCCGGCCACCCGGGGTTGCTCGCCTACGTCTATGTGAACGCCAACTTCCTGGCCCGGTCGGTGGCGGAGATGGATCGCTACCTGTCACTGCCGAACTTCGTGGGCGTGAAGATCCACTCCTCATACTCGGCGGTGCACAACGCCGACCCCAAGATGCAGGACCTGATGGCCGAGATCGCCCGGCGGGCGCGGCTGGTGAAGATCCACAGCGGCGGCCCGGACGTGACCGGCGTCCTGTCCCGTTGGGCCGAGCAGTACCCGCACGTCAACTTCATCATCGCCCACGCCCTCGGCAGCGCCGTGGCCGAGGCGGCGCAGGTGGCGCAGCGCCACCCCAATGTGTACCTGGAGTTCTGCAGCAGTTGGGCCGGCGCGGGCAAGATCACGCGGGCGCTGGACCTCTGCGGCGCCGGGCAGTTGCTCTATGGCTCGGACATGGACCTCATTGATCCCGCCTTCGTCATCGGGCAGTATGAGAACTCGGGGCTGAGCGAGGCGGAACTGCAGGCCATCTACTGGGACAACCCGCGTCGCGTGCTGGGGCTCGACGGGGCCTAG
- a CDS encoding amidohydrolase, whose protein sequence is MLIDANTCFGLCPRDTRDLSLTTLLGLLERHHVDQALTHSLRGVEYDFLSGNEETLQACREHPALLPVATVHPGRHLHCHDEVLRCADDGFVAVRFFPDVQGWPIIFQPFLDLCELIAEVGLPIVLPAGPPGQQTVIGERLGPLGGNVLLIGSGYGVNAETASVLARWPGFYSESHMYDTPGTLEYVGQVAGFDRLVFGSNIPDRNFAAAYQQGACAALSPGQRADFFAGNVLRFLGREGE, encoded by the coding sequence ATGCTCATTGATGCCAACACCTGCTTCGGGCTCTGCCCGCGCGACACCCGCGACCTGTCGCTGACCACGCTCCTGGGGCTGCTGGAGCGCCACCATGTGGATCAGGCGCTCACCCACAGCCTGCGGGGGGTGGAGTATGACTTCCTCAGCGGCAACGAGGAAACGCTCCAGGCCTGCCGGGAGCACCCGGCGCTGCTGCCGGTGGCGACCGTCCATCCCGGACGGCATCTGCACTGCCACGACGAGGTCCTCCGCTGCGCGGACGACGGCTTCGTCGCCGTCCGGTTCTTCCCCGACGTGCAGGGCTGGCCGATCATCTTCCAGCCCTTCCTGGACCTGTGCGAGCTGATCGCCGAGGTCGGCCTGCCGATCGTCCTCCCGGCCGGCCCGCCCGGGCAGCAGACGGTCATCGGCGAGCGCCTCGGGCCGCTGGGAGGCAATGTGCTGCTGATCGGGTCGGGCTACGGGGTGAATGCCGAGACGGCCTCGGTGCTGGCGCGCTGGCCCGGCTTCTACAGCGAGTCGCACATGTACGACACGCCGGGCACGCTGGAGTACGTGGGGCAGGTGGCCGGCTTCGATCGGCTGGTGTTCGGGAGCAACATCCCGGACCGGAACTTCGCGGCGGCCTACCAGCAGGGGGCCTGTGCCGCGCTCAGCCCCGGGCAGCGCGCGGACTTCTTCGCCGGCAATGTGCTGCGGTTCCTGGGCCGCGAGGGCGAGTAG
- a CDS encoding sugar phosphate isomerase/epimerase: MKLGCSTLLFAGHDFDTAIAALGEAGYDAVELGAIPGMGEHLKPGEAPEVYQAMRAKLDAAGLALESVGCSGALGTDRFEPLAEAARAMGAPYMTLGTGGTSDNEASWETVVAQLREALPVCERTGIKLSVKPHVRSAVYNVATARRMLDELQSEWIGLNMDNTHLQRVGEDPIQAVHELRDRICTARIRDYLSDDLSIGPLENQIPGKGMADVPGYYQALTEVPGLQYVVLEMVGTRDLPLPEVQRVVGEALVALRSYQ, translated from the coding sequence ATGAAGCTGGGTTGTTCGACGTTGCTCTTCGCTGGACACGACTTTGACACGGCCATCGCCGCCCTCGGCGAGGCCGGGTATGACGCAGTGGAATTGGGCGCCATCCCCGGGATGGGCGAGCACCTGAAGCCGGGGGAAGCCCCCGAGGTCTACCAGGCCATGCGGGCGAAGCTGGATGCTGCCGGCCTGGCCCTGGAGTCCGTGGGGTGCAGTGGCGCGCTGGGCACCGACCGCTTCGAGCCGCTGGCGGAAGCCGCCCGGGCCATGGGCGCGCCGTACATGACGCTGGGCACCGGCGGCACCTCCGACAATGAGGCCTCGTGGGAGACGGTGGTGGCGCAGCTCCGCGAGGCGCTACCGGTCTGCGAGCGCACCGGCATCAAGCTGTCGGTGAAGCCGCACGTGCGGTCGGCGGTGTACAATGTCGCCACCGCTCGCCGCATGCTCGACGAACTGCAGAGCGAGTGGATCGGCCTGAACATGGACAACACGCACCTGCAGCGTGTGGGGGAGGACCCGATCCAGGCCGTGCACGAGCTGCGCGACCGGATCTGCACCGCGCGCATTCGGGACTACCTGTCGGATGACCTGAGCATCGGGCCACTCGAGAACCAGATACCGGGCAAGGGCATGGCGGACGTGCCGGGGTACTACCAGGCGCTCACCGAGGTGCCCGGGTTGCAGTACGTGGTGCTGGAGATGGTGGGCACCAGGGACCTGCCGCTGCCCGAAGTGCAACGGGTCGTGGGCGAGGCGCTCGTGGCTCTGAGGAGCTACCAGTAG